In one window of Candidatus Kryptonium sp. DNA:
- a CDS encoding glycosyltransferase family 2 protein yields the protein MLDLTISIVNYDTSEMIVKCLDSIFKFTKNLNFEVIVVDNGSSDGSPEIIAERFPSVKLIKNQQNEGFARAHNKAFKLSSSKYFVVLNSDVVIEHNAFKELVDFMEKNPDVALLSPKVFYPDGRIQDIIDYSPSIKDVLLKIFYRVKLINKEKFHAYSPINFNYNQMKILTSNEYITGCCYCVRREHIKNDELFDEKFSPVYFEDTDLCARLINAGFKVVYYPKTYVIHHHGYTVYKKRESNYKDFVNFRVIYRLNRYYYFRKHKGYIQEILVRLLDFAESLILLTWRLPKWFLEKKQHDRIYLEIDFNTLKASLGLIKKHKLV from the coding sequence ATGCTTGATCTTACGATATCTATTGTGAATTATGACACAAGTGAAATGATTGTAAAGTGTCTTGATAGCATTTTTAAATTTACAAAAAATTTAAATTTTGAAGTTATAGTTGTTGATAATGGATCATCAGATGGAAGTCCCGAAATTATCGCAGAAAGATTTCCTTCCGTAAAGTTAATTAAAAATCAGCAAAACGAAGGATTTGCAAGAGCTCATAACAAAGCTTTTAAATTATCTTCAAGTAAATATTTCGTAGTTTTAAATTCCGATGTTGTTATAGAGCATAACGCATTCAAAGAACTTGTTGATTTTATGGAAAAAAATCCCGATGTTGCTTTACTATCCCCAAAGGTTTTTTATCCAGATGGACGTATTCAAGATATCATTGATTACAGCCCTAGCATAAAAGATGTTTTGTTAAAAATTTTTTATAGAGTCAAACTCATAAATAAAGAAAAATTTCACGCCTATAGCCCTATTAATTTCAACTATAATCAAATGAAAATCTTAACATCTAATGAATATATAACTGGTTGTTGTTACTGTGTTCGCAGAGAACATATAAAAAACGATGAACTTTTTGATGAAAAATTCTCACCAGTATATTTTGAAGATACGGATTTATGTGCTCGCTTAATTAATGCGGGATTTAAAGTAGTTTATTATCCGAAAACTTATGTAATACACCATCACGGTTATACTGTTTATAAAAAGCGAGAAAGCAACTATAAAGATTTTGTAAACTTTAGGGTTATCTACAGATTGAATAGGTATTACTACTTTAGAAAGCACAAAGGATACATACAGGAAATTTTAGTCAGGTTACTTGATTTTGCTGAATCCTTAATTTTGCTAACCTGGAGATTGCCAAAATGGTTTCTTGAAAAAAAACAGCATGATAGAATATATCTTGAGATAGATTTTAATACATTAAAAGCAAGTTTGGGTTTGATAAAAAAACATAAATTGGTATGA
- a CDS encoding glycosyltransferase family 4 protein, producing MKILILSHKMPYPPKDGGSIATLNYAKELANLGCEITILAMNTYKRKFEVDKIPDELKKLIKFYAVDVDTKIKVWYLFINMFQDVSYHIWRYGASLKYRNTLIEILNNHKFDIVQLEGLYLAPYLSLIKKNSDAKVVLRSHNIEYEILERYAEWERSILKKYWLKVQSKRLKKYEFKVLNQFDAVIAITERDAKVLKENGCKVPIFVAPAGIEIDKYKAQLLSVDSNSIFFLGALDWFPNQQGLEWFLNNVWMELYEKFPSLKFYIAGRNPNLWKFSSKVSKFPNVELVGEVEDAIEFMKDKQTMIVPVFAGSGIRVKIIEALALGKIVVTTSVGIEGIEANQVKNVLIANTKDEFIEKVSKALEIKSENLKNETIKIKERYDIRFLTRALFEFYKQITT from the coding sequence ATGAAAATTCTAATCCTCTCGCATAAAATGCCGTATCCTCCAAAGGATGGAGGAAGTATCGCAACGCTAAACTATGCAAAAGAATTGGCAAATCTTGGCTGTGAGATTACCATTCTCGCAATGAATACTTATAAAAGAAAATTTGAGGTAGATAAAATTCCAGACGAGTTAAAGAAATTAATAAAATTTTACGCTGTTGATGTTGATACGAAGATAAAAGTTTGGTATCTTTTTATAAATATGTTTCAAGATGTCTCATACCACATCTGGCGCTATGGAGCATCTTTGAAGTATAGAAACACCTTAATTGAGATTTTAAATAATCATAAATTTGATATTGTTCAGCTTGAGGGATTATACTTAGCACCTTATTTAAGTTTAATTAAAAAGAACTCAGATGCCAAGGTCGTCTTGCGCTCGCATAATATAGAGTATGAAATACTTGAAAGATATGCTGAGTGGGAGAGATCAATTTTAAAAAAATACTGGTTAAAAGTTCAGTCAAAAAGGTTAAAAAAATATGAGTTTAAAGTATTAAATCAATTTGATGCGGTTATTGCTATAACTGAAAGGGATGCAAAAGTTTTAAAAGAAAACGGCTGTAAAGTTCCAATCTTCGTTGCTCCCGCTGGGATTGAGATTGATAAATATAAAGCACAATTGTTATCAGTTGATTCTAATTCTATATTTTTCTTGGGCGCGCTTGATTGGTTTCCAAATCAGCAAGGTCTTGAGTGGTTTTTAAATAATGTATGGATGGAATTATACGAAAAATTTCCAAGTTTAAAATTTTACATTGCAGGTCGCAATCCAAATTTATGGAAATTCTCTTCAAAGGTTTCTAAATTCCCAAATGTTGAGCTCGTAGGTGAGGTTGAAGATGCCATTGAGTTCATGAAAGACAAACAAACTATGATAGTTCCAGTTTTCGCTGGAAGTGGAATTAGAGTGAAAATTATTGAAGCCCTTGCATTAGGGAAAATTGTTGTAACAACAAGTGTTGGAATTGAGGGAATTGAAGCAAATCAAGTTAAAAATGTTTTAATAGCTAATACGAAGGATGAATTTATAGAAAAAGTTAGCAAAGCTCTTGAAATTAAAAGTGAAAATTTGAAAAATGAAACGATTAAAATAAAAGAAAGATACGATATTAGGTTTTTGACAAGAGCTTTATTTGAGTTTTACAAACAAATTACAACATAA
- a CDS encoding T9SS type A sorting domain-containing protein — protein sequence MKQLKYLILVTLIIFIAVDLLAQSPANFPTSLHKTREGKRTWYKAANDGFEKITNIPIENVNCLKCHPGTKADGTPINPATYDPDCADCHNFAQGTRVPDDICLKCHTRQRREREIYGLSADVHYAKGFRCMSCHTQREMHGDGRTYSSWLDPGATDAKCENPGCHPTISSTPAHTLHPNVHCTACHARTVITCYNCHFESELTPAKIKRPYGILRDFLLLVRRMPEGKIYSGTMMTITYQGKSFVTIAPYRAHLILPKDSTRKCSECHNNANVRTYNQTGQLYVVKWDTALKRLINTKGVIPVPPDWKTSLLFDFVDYTGRPDTTYTDPTKWVFLKSTADLRQELTQYVAPLTATQMAKISMPVSVEDNRKLIPSEYKLLQNYPNPFNPATTIEFHLPKETIVSLKVYNAAGVEIKTLISNVRYSAGIHRISFDASNLPSGVYLYKISTPEFTDMKKMVLIK from the coding sequence ATGAAGCAACTCAAATACCTTATCTTGGTGACTTTGATTATTTTCATTGCAGTTGATCTTTTAGCTCAAAGCCCTGCCAATTTCCCAACAAGCCTTCATAAGACAAGGGAAGGCAAGAGAACTTGGTACAAAGCTGCTAACGATGGATTTGAGAAAATAACAAATATCCCAATTGAAAATGTGAATTGTTTGAAGTGTCACCCTGGAACCAAAGCTGATGGAACTCCGATTAACCCGGCTACATATGATCCTGATTGTGCTGATTGCCATAATTTCGCCCAAGGGACAAGAGTTCCAGATGATATTTGCTTAAAATGTCACACAAGGCAGAGAAGAGAACGAGAAATTTATGGATTATCAGCTGATGTCCACTATGCAAAAGGTTTCAGATGTATGAGTTGCCATACTCAACGAGAAATGCATGGAGATGGGAGAACTTATTCATCATGGCTTGATCCAGGTGCAACCGACGCAAAATGTGAGAATCCAGGATGTCATCCAACAATTTCATCTACTCCTGCGCATACCCTTCATCCAAATGTGCATTGCACTGCTTGCCATGCCAGAACTGTGATAACATGTTATAACTGCCATTTTGAAAGCGAATTAACACCCGCAAAAATTAAAAGACCATATGGTATACTTCGTGATTTCTTGCTTCTTGTTCGCAGGATGCCAGAAGGAAAGATTTACTCTGGAACTATGATGACAATTACATATCAAGGTAAATCATTTGTAACCATTGCACCATATCGTGCTCACTTAATTTTGCCTAAGGATTCCACTAGAAAATGTTCTGAATGCCATAATAATGCTAATGTTAGAACCTATAACCAAACTGGGCAACTTTATGTTGTAAAGTGGGATACTGCCCTAAAGAGGTTAATTAATACCAAAGGAGTTATACCAGTTCCACCAGATTGGAAAACTTCATTGTTATTTGACTTTGTAGATTACACAGGTAGACCTGATACAACTTATACAGATCCAACCAAGTGGGTATTTTTGAAATCAACCGCTGACTTAAGACAGGAATTGACTCAATATGTTGCACCGCTAACCGCAACGCAGATGGCTAAAATCTCTATGCCTGTCTCTGTAGAAGATAACCGTAAACTTATTCCATCCGAATATAAACTTTTGCAAAACTATCCAAATCCATTTAACCCAGCAACGACAATTGAATTCCATTTACCAAAGGAAACGATCGTATCCCTAAAAGTTTATAATGCTGCTGGTGTTGAAATTAAAACTTTGATTTCAAATGTGAGATACAGTGCCGGAATTCATAGAATTAGCTTTGATGCAAGCAATCTGCCAAGCGGTGTGTATCTTTATAAGATATCTACCCCTGAATTCACTGATATGAAGAAGATGGTCTTGATTAAGTAG
- a CDS encoding YfhO family protein — translation MAEKKKAEKPQTKKALETSSYLIDINPKYHSIIYIFLIILLLLVLFNKALIEGKIFISGDIIAFKSWYALGEDAREQKVPLLWNPYIFSGMPGYASLIVGPERTFDLIGVIRDFIFNLISKISPDREVFDIVIYMIIHLIIMAIGAYVLARQKGMSKFVSFIVAFSMTFSTFFIVWITVGHQTKIITMSVFPYLLLLIEKTNEKIKIINIALLTIVIWVIFAASHIQMMFYIYLAVGIYYLTNLIVKITKKENIFGLVRSGFVFALATLLAFGIFLDKYLPVLEYNKYSIRGQPPITEMKESQGEEKGTAQKTGLDYEYATQWSFSPGEILTFIIPSTYGFGWRNYNGILSGGETVRLNTYFGPMPFTDAANYLGGVVVLLAIIGIILNFKNDTFVKFLTFLSLISLFISFGKEFPLLYDLFFYYVPFFNRFRVPSMILSLVMFAVPILAGYGLNSILQFYKNGFPEKVKIAFRNLALVFGGLFMFSIIFKSFISDIYRSLFATDKALSLVIQSNFGMINQELFNRVVPYIYEFIFNNFLTDFLIFLGLSTILCALIYLLSLRKINLHIFNFGIALIVIFDLWRVDNMVLHYSNKEELTSIYKAPDYVEYIKRDTTLYRVIELSGGQPVMSNYLALYRLQNAFGYHGAKMRSYQDLIDVAGITNPFVLNLLNVKYVISDRYDSIYGNLVYNGSKKVIFNPNYLPRAFFVNRYQVEKPLNILLKMKNAEFNPRDVVFLEDTLDIKIDPPTEKAYVELMKYQIQKIILKANATGNNLLFLSETWYPNWKCYIDGKEVPVYKANYVFRAVVVPPGIHEIVFVYEDKEFELGSRISLFINILILGALLISLIPYAQKLILKAEKR, via the coding sequence ATGGCTGAAAAGAAAAAAGCAGAAAAACCTCAAACGAAAAAAGCGCTTGAAACATCAAGCTATTTGATTGATATCAATCCAAAGTATCATTCTATTATCTACATTTTTTTGATAATTCTCTTGTTGCTTGTTTTATTCAATAAGGCTTTGATAGAAGGTAAAATTTTTATATCTGGAGATATAATTGCATTCAAAAGTTGGTACGCTCTTGGGGAAGATGCTCGTGAACAAAAAGTCCCTTTACTTTGGAATCCCTACATTTTTTCAGGAATGCCAGGTTATGCTAGCTTAATTGTCGGTCCTGAACGAACCTTTGATTTAATAGGAGTTATAAGGGATTTTATATTTAACTTAATATCTAAAATTTCTCCCGATAGAGAAGTTTTTGATATTGTAATTTACATGATTATTCACCTGATAATCATGGCTATTGGGGCATATGTTCTGGCGCGTCAGAAGGGAATGAGCAAATTTGTTTCTTTCATAGTTGCTTTTTCCATGACTTTTTCAACTTTTTTTATCGTTTGGATTACGGTTGGACATCAGACCAAAATTATTACTATGTCTGTTTTTCCATATTTGTTATTGCTAATTGAAAAAACAAATGAAAAAATAAAAATAATCAACATAGCACTGCTCACAATAGTAATTTGGGTAATTTTCGCAGCCTCTCACATTCAAATGATGTTTTATATATACCTCGCTGTTGGAATCTATTACTTAACAAACTTGATAGTTAAAATCACAAAAAAAGAAAATATTTTTGGATTAGTTCGTTCTGGCTTTGTGTTTGCTTTAGCGACACTTTTAGCTTTTGGAATTTTCCTTGACAAGTATTTACCAGTTCTTGAATATAACAAATATTCAATTCGTGGACAGCCACCGATAACTGAAATGAAAGAATCACAAGGTGAAGAAAAAGGAACCGCTCAAAAAACTGGTCTTGACTATGAATACGCGACGCAATGGTCATTTAGCCCTGGCGAGATTTTGACATTCATAATTCCATCTACTTATGGATTTGGTTGGAGAAATTACAATGGAATTTTAAGCGGTGGTGAAACTGTCCGATTGAATACCTATTTCGGACCAATGCCATTTACAGATGCAGCAAATTACCTTGGTGGAGTTGTGGTTCTACTTGCCATAATTGGAATAATTTTGAATTTCAAAAATGACACTTTTGTTAAATTTTTAACCTTTCTATCTTTGATCTCACTTTTTATTTCGTTTGGAAAAGAATTTCCATTGTTATACGATCTTTTCTTCTACTATGTCCCTTTCTTTAACCGTTTCAGAGTTCCAAGCATGATCTTATCTCTTGTAATGTTTGCTGTTCCAATTCTTGCAGGTTATGGTTTGAATTCCATTTTACAATTCTATAAAAACGGATTCCCTGAAAAAGTTAAAATTGCTTTTAGAAATTTAGCTTTAGTTTTTGGAGGATTGTTTATGTTTTCAATTATCTTCAAAAGCTTTATTTCAGATATATATCGTTCTCTCTTCGCTACTGATAAAGCTCTCTCATTGGTTATTCAAAGCAACTTTGGGATGATAAATCAGGAACTTTTCAATAGAGTTGTTCCATATATTTACGAGTTCATTTTTAATAATTTTTTAACTGATTTTCTCATTTTCCTTGGGCTTTCCACGATCTTATGTGCGCTTATTTATTTGCTTTCCCTTCGCAAAATAAACTTACATATTTTCAATTTTGGCATTGCTTTAATTGTAATCTTTGATTTGTGGCGGGTTGATAATATGGTGCTTCATTACTCAAATAAAGAAGAACTAACATCAATATATAAAGCTCCTGACTATGTTGAATACATAAAGCGTGATACCACTCTTTATAGGGTCATTGAACTCTCTGGAGGTCAACCTGTTATGTCAAATTATCTTGCTCTGTATCGTTTACAAAATGCATTTGGCTATCATGGCGCAAAGATGAGAAGTTATCAAGATCTAATTGATGTCGCTGGAATTACAAATCCATTTGTTTTAAACCTTTTGAATGTTAAGTATGTAATAAGTGATAGATACGATTCTATTTACGGAAATTTGGTTTACAACGGTAGCAAGAAAGTTATATTTAATCCAAATTATTTACCGAGGGCCTTTTTTGTAAACCGCTATCAAGTTGAGAAACCGTTAAATATACTTCTTAAAATGAAAAATGCAGAATTTAACCCGCGCGATGTAGTTTTCCTTGAAGATACACTCGACATTAAGATTGATCCACCAACTGAAAAGGCCTATGTTGAATTAATGAAATACCAAATTCAAAAAATAATTTTGAAAGCAAATGCGACAGGGAATAACCTTTTGTTCTTAAGCGAAACTTGGTATCCAAACTGGAAATGTTATATTGATGGTAAAGAAGTCCCTGTTTATAAAGCTAATTATGTTTTTCGTGCTGTTGTGGTTCCACCTGGTATACATGAGATTGTATTTGTTTATGAAGATAAAGAATTTGAACTTGGTAGCAGAATTAGTTTGTTTATAAATATCTTAATTCTTGGTGCACTTTTAATTTCACTTATTCCATATGCCCAAAAACTCATCCTTAAAGCCGAGAAACGATGA
- a CDS encoding glycosyltransferase family 4 protein has protein sequence MRITFIGSFVKTKTGIERINEELIKRLIQDDEIEKIDIIAPKQRAHLQDIVIKSDKVRLQTFPTSFLKLLFFIPRFIKTIGGNPVCVIANIRPIAIIAYLCCFFKYQTKIIQIVPDIIAWHYPKLFPFIVSLSFKIFGILFKNFPSLYIVHSEFTKNDLITEWGIDEKKIKVVKLGTFIKPHQPRDNFGSKKILFVGTIEPRKGLDKLLDAYEIIKQEIPDVELIICGKIGWKVKDLVLKLNKMISTNTKVKYLGYVDDDKLINLYREVDVCVYPSFYEGFGLPPLEAMACGCPVIVSNTSSLPEVVGEAGITVDPIDVKQLATAIKEVILNDALKRKLSIAGIQKAEEYDLNVNLLQLIEVIKNA, from the coding sequence ATGCGAATAACTTTTATCGGTTCCTTTGTTAAAACGAAAACTGGAATTGAAAGAATTAATGAGGAGTTAATTAAAAGATTAATTCAAGATGACGAAATAGAAAAAATAGATATCATAGCACCAAAACAAAGAGCTCACTTGCAAGATATTGTAATAAAAAGCGATAAAGTTAGGCTACAAACATTTCCAACTTCTTTTTTAAAATTGCTCTTTTTTATTCCAAGATTCATAAAAACTATCGGAGGTAATCCGGTTTGTGTTATAGCCAATATAAGGCCTATAGCAATTATAGCTTATCTTTGCTGTTTTTTTAAATATCAAACCAAAATAATTCAAATCGTTCCAGATATCATCGCTTGGCATTATCCAAAACTTTTTCCATTTATTGTTTCTTTATCTTTTAAAATTTTTGGTATCTTATTTAAAAATTTTCCTTCTTTGTATATCGTCCATTCTGAGTTCACAAAAAACGATCTAATTACAGAGTGGGGCATAGATGAGAAGAAAATAAAAGTTGTAAAATTAGGAACCTTCATTAAACCTCACCAACCTAGAGACAATTTCGGCAGCAAGAAGATCCTATTTGTTGGAACAATAGAGCCAAGAAAAGGACTTGACAAACTGCTTGATGCTTACGAGATTATCAAACAAGAAATACCTGATGTTGAGCTTATTATATGTGGCAAGATAGGATGGAAAGTAAAAGATCTCGTCCTCAAATTGAATAAAATGATAAGCACTAATACCAAAGTAAAATATTTAGGATATGTTGATGACGATAAGTTAATAAATCTATATCGTGAGGTTGATGTTTGTGTTTATCCGTCTTTTTATGAAGGCTTTGGATTACCACCACTTGAAGCGATGGCTTGCGGTTGCCCAGTTATAGTTTCAAATACCTCATCACTTCCAGAAGTGGTAGGGGAAGCAGGAATTACTGTAGATCCAATAGATGTTAAACAGCTTGCTACTGCTATAAAAGAAGTTATTCTAAATGATGCTTTAAAGAGAAAATTAAGCATCGCCGGAATTCAAAAAGCCGAAGAGTACGATCTAAATGTCAATCTACTTCAATTAATTGAAGTAATTAAAAATGCTTGA
- a CDS encoding oligosaccharide flippase family protein has translation MMKWSRRKILSDFSVALIAQYLTQFILFFRNFVFAKLLGPSDFGIYASIFLFFSYGTYANLGIIDGISRIAPYEIGSGNEKKVKNLFGAGLFGLNFITSAFVVALVIYSIISPFQTIVENRFSVILTALSILLNQNFLFVILYLRIKHNFKKSYILQLFQAILDFTLSVILMLKFKVLGIFVGMMLGFLITLLFSFKDLLKEIKPNFNLNLVKEILRIGFQILIVGFTYGFLMSLDKFSVANLFEKSQMGIYSIAVGLGVIPYFISSTLGQFIGQRMLEEFGRSKLKENLKIFLDESLLVLAFITPLVSILTIAFAEPFIYLFLPKYEESLRYVDKLAIAYYFLSLGAILGTFLISINQQIKILILNLSVIPIVLFLNYVVYKNNLGLLGIAYVTFFNFFVRTFFLFIFSYGNYASLLSSIISFAKFSFPSVPILFAFALKFFIFDVYLKFYLRILISLVWLVFAVYYLLRKTQIVSNMIEIISSKIGVYLSRISDLF, from the coding sequence ATGATGAAATGGTCAAGGAGAAAAATTTTAAGTGATTTCTCTGTAGCATTAATTGCTCAATATCTAACACAATTCATTCTTTTCTTTCGTAATTTTGTTTTTGCAAAATTACTTGGGCCTTCCGACTTTGGAATCTATGCCTCAATTTTTTTATTCTTTTCATATGGGACATATGCTAATCTTGGGATAATTGATGGGATCTCAAGAATCGCTCCATATGAAATAGGAAGCGGAAACGAAAAAAAAGTTAAAAACTTGTTTGGAGCGGGATTATTTGGACTAAATTTTATAACATCAGCATTTGTGGTTGCCCTTGTTATTTACTCAATAATATCCCCCTTTCAAACAATAGTTGAAAATAGATTTTCTGTTATATTAACTGCTTTATCTATTTTGCTGAACCAAAATTTTCTTTTCGTTATTTTATATCTGAGGATTAAGCACAATTTTAAAAAATCATACATTCTTCAACTTTTTCAAGCAATACTTGATTTCACGCTTTCAGTTATTTTGATGCTGAAATTTAAGGTGCTTGGGATATTTGTCGGAATGATGCTTGGCTTTTTAATCACGCTTCTTTTTTCATTTAAAGATTTGTTAAAAGAAATAAAACCTAACTTTAACCTTAATCTTGTAAAAGAAATTCTAAGAATTGGTTTTCAGATTTTAATTGTTGGTTTTACCTACGGATTTTTAATGAGCCTTGATAAATTTTCCGTTGCAAATTTATTTGAAAAATCGCAAATGGGAATTTACTCTATTGCGGTTGGTTTAGGAGTGATACCTTATTTTATTTCCTCTACGCTTGGACAATTTATCGGACAAAGAATGCTTGAAGAATTTGGAAGATCAAAATTAAAGGAAAATCTTAAAATTTTCCTTGATGAATCTTTGCTCGTTCTTGCGTTTATTACACCACTCGTTTCAATACTTACAATAGCTTTTGCGGAGCCATTTATCTACTTGTTTTTGCCAAAGTATGAAGAAAGTTTAAGATATGTAGATAAACTTGCGATTGCTTATTATTTCCTCTCGCTTGGCGCTATACTTGGAACATTTTTAATTAGCATAAACCAACAGATTAAGATTCTTATATTAAACCTCAGCGTCATTCCAATTGTGCTTTTTTTAAACTATGTTGTCTATAAAAATAATTTAGGATTGCTTGGAATTGCTTATGTTACCTTCTTTAATTTCTTTGTCCGAACTTTTTTTCTCTTCATTTTTAGTTATGGAAACTACGCAAGTTTACTCTCATCAATAATCTCGTTTGCTAAATTCTCGTTTCCATCCGTGCCGATCTTATTTGCTTTCGCCCTGAAGTTTTTCATATTTGATGTTTATTTAAAATTTTACTTAAGAATTTTAATATCTCTCGTTTGGCTTGTTTTTGCGGTTTACTATTTGCTGAGAAAGACGCAAATTGTTTCAAATATGATAGAAATTATTAGCAGTAAAATTGGAGTGTATTTGAGCAGAATTTCAGATTTGTTTTGA
- a CDS encoding glycosyltransferase family 4 protein, with amino-acid sequence MKKVALVRGNALTKFELQYYYPLEDRFEIVGITTLKNQFNVNENKLKIIRLPSVYDFEFFIPRKFKFRKIYQRIFYYELFWQKIFGLEKALKNFDIIHSGDLEYFYTYQSAKARLKYDKRLVITQWQNIPFAYGLRGYRFVESKRFKILKEAIDVIIAKSERTKLALILEGFREEKIKIIKPGIDLNKFKPMEKDEFLMKKLGIGENDKIILFSGRLHWHKGVQVLFNAFKLLLMDKEINPNYVKLLIVGTGELKNMLYDFSKFLNIEKNVKLVGFVDYEEMPKYHNLADIFVLPSVPTQRWQEQFGMVLIESMACGKPVITTMSGSIPEVVEDNAMLVQPFDFLELYKAMKKILTDNKLANELSKRGREFVVKNYNAENVAKEIEKVYNSVL; translated from the coding sequence ATGAAAAAAGTTGCTCTGGTTAGAGGGAATGCTTTGACAAAATTTGAACTACAATATTACTATCCCCTTGAAGACCGATTTGAAATTGTTGGAATAACAACATTGAAAAATCAGTTTAATGTTAATGAAAATAAATTAAAAATAATCCGCCTTCCTTCTGTTTACGATTTTGAATTTTTCATCCCAAGAAAATTTAAATTTAGAAAAATTTACCAGCGAATTTTTTACTATGAACTATTCTGGCAGAAAATTTTTGGGCTTGAAAAGGCATTAAAAAACTTTGATATAATCCACTCGGGCGATTTGGAGTATTTCTATACTTATCAATCTGCAAAAGCAAGGTTAAAGTATGATAAAAGATTAGTAATAACACAATGGCAAAATATACCATTTGCATATGGATTGCGAGGATACCGCTTTGTGGAAAGCAAAAGATTCAAAATTTTAAAAGAAGCCATTGATGTTATAATTGCGAAATCGGAAAGAACAAAATTGGCGCTTATACTTGAAGGTTTTCGCGAGGAAAAGATTAAAATTATTAAACCCGGCATAGATCTTAACAAATTTAAACCGATGGAAAAAGACGAGTTTCTAATGAAAAAATTGGGAATAGGGGAGAATGATAAAATTATTCTATTTTCTGGACGATTACATTGGCATAAGGGGGTTCAAGTTCTTTTTAACGCCTTTAAATTACTTCTTATGGACAAAGAAATTAATCCAAATTATGTTAAACTTTTAATTGTTGGGACTGGTGAATTAAAAAATATGTTATACGATTTTTCAAAGTTCTTAAATATTGAAAAAAATGTTAAACTCGTTGGCTTCGTTGATTATGAGGAGATGCCAAAATATCACAATCTTGCGGATATTTTCGTCTTGCCAAGTGTTCCCACCCAGAGATGGCAGGAACAATTTGGAATGGTTCTTATTGAAAGCATGGCTTGTGGAAAGCCAGTTATAACCACGATGAGCGGATCTATACCTGAAGTAGTTGAAGATAATGCAATGCTTGTTCAACCCTTTGATTTTCTTGAGCTTTATAAAGCAATGAAGAAAATCCTCACTGACAATAAATTGGCAAACGAACTTAGCAAAAGGGGAAGAGAATTTGTAGTTAAGAATTACAATGCAGAAAATGTCGCAAAAGAAATTGAAAAAGTTTACAACTCTGTATTATGA